Part of the ANME-2 cluster archaeon genome, TATGACCTTTTTAAGCGCACCTTCGAAATCGTCATCAAACCTTACCTTTCCAAGTTCATCCTTGGATTCCAGTTTGACAATGTCCTGCATCGTAACACCGGAATCAAGTGCCACATTTGCCTTATCTGCAAATTTCTGGATAGTATCAAGGAGCTTGTACTGCCTGTCCATGGGACAAAAGGTATCAACGGGGTGGAAAGCATTCTGCTGCAGGAATATCTCCCTGATCATCCTTGTGATCTCCAGAGTCAATTGCTGGTCAGGAGGCAATGCATCCGAACCAACCAGTTGTACGATCTCCTGTAATTCTGCTTCCTGCTGGAGCAAGTCCATGGCATTATCCCTTAGTTTGACCCATTCAGGGGATACATTATCATTATACCAGTCAGCCAGTCCCTTAGTGTAGAGACTATAACTGCTCAGCCAGTTAATAGACGGGAAATGCCTCCTCTGGGCCAGCTTTGCGTCAAGTGCCCAGAACACCTTGACAATACGCAGCGTATTCTGCGTGACCGGTTCTGAGAAGTCACCACCCGGTGGTGAAACTGCACCGATGATAGTAATGGAACCTTCAAGCTCTGCAAGTGACTTCACCCTGCCTGCCCGTTCGTAGAACTCACTCAACCGGGCTGACAGGTATGCAGGATACCCTTCCTCTCCAGGCATTTCTTCCAGCCTGGATGAGATCTCCCGCATGGCTTCGGCCCACCTGCTGGTACTGTCAGCCATCAGTGATACATCGTATCCCATGTCCCTGTAATATTCGGCAATAGTGATGCCGGTATATACACTGGCTTCCCTGGCTGCCACAGGCATATTACTGGTATTGGCGATAAGCACGGTCCGCTCCATCAGGGGACGGCCGGTCTTTGGGTCTTCCAGTTCAGGGAACTCGGTGAGCACATCAGCCATCTCGTTACCTCTTTCACCACAGCCGA contains:
- a CDS encoding ATP synthase subunit A — translated: MEMKGEIYRISGPVVTIQGINTRMYDVVKIGHERLMGEVIGIEGDRSIVQVYEETAGIRPGEPVENTGMPLSVQLGPGLLESIYDGIQRPLPLLREKMGDFIERGVMADGLDQEKLWEFKSTAKAGDAVSGGDVIGTVQETINVEQRIMVPPNVSGTIDEIKDGKFKVVDTICTLTDGTELQMMQKWPVRMPRPVSKKLTPNTPLITGQRILDGMFPVAKGGTAAIPGPFGSGKTVTQQQLAKWSDTEIVVYIGCGERGNEMADVLTEFPELEDPKTGRPLMERTVLIANTSNMPVAAREASVYTGITIAEYYRDMGYDVSLMADSTSRWAEAMREISSRLEEMPGEEGYPAYLSARLSEFYERAGRVKSLAELEGSITIIGAVSPPGGDFSEPVTQNTLRIVKVFWALDAKLAQRRHFPSINWLSSYSLYTKGLADWYNDNVSPEWVKLRDNAMDLLQQEAELQEIVQLVGSDALPPDQQLTLEITRMIREIFLQQNAFHPVDTFCPMDRQYKLLDTIQKFADKANVALDSGVTMQDIVKLESKDELGKVRFDDDFEGALKKVIDKMEDEFDSLKSEDYAATATAEEAEQID